A stretch of the Ictidomys tridecemlineatus isolate mIctTri1 chromosome 5, mIctTri1.hap1, whole genome shotgun sequence genome encodes the following:
- the Idh3b gene encoding isocitrate dehydrogenase [NAD] subunit beta, mitochondrial isoform X2, with product MAALSYVRWLTRAVVSARNPGTWRGLSTSAAAHAASPSQAEDVRVEGAFPVTMLPGDGVGPELMHAVKEVFKAAAVPVEFQEHHLSEVQNMASEEKLEQVLSSMKENKVAIIGKIHTPMEYKGELASYDMRLRRKLDLFANVVHVKSLPGYKTRHNNLDLVIIREQTEGEYSSLEHESARGVIECLKIVTRTKSQRIAKFAFDYATKKGRGKVTAVHKANIMKLGDGLFLQCCEEVAELYPKIKFETMIIDNCCMQLVQNPYQFDVLVMPNLYGNIIDNLAAGLVGGAGVVPGESYSAEYVVFETGARHPFAQAVGRNIANPTAMLLSASNMLRHLNLEYHSNMIADAVKKVIKVGKVRTSDMGGYATCHDFTEAVIAALPHP from the exons ATGGCCGCGCTGAGCTATGTCCGCTGGCTGACCCGA GCAGTGGTCTCCGCCCGAAACCCTGGGACATGGCGAGGTCTGAGTACCTCCGCTGCTGCTCATGCCGCTTCGCCAAGCCAG GCGGAAGATGTGAGGGTGGAGGGAGCTTTTCCAGTGACCATGCTGCCGGGAGACGGCGTGGGACCTGAGCTCATGCACGCTGTCAAGGAGGTGTTCAAG GCTGCCGCTGTTCCCGTGGAGTTCCAGGAGCATCACctgagtgaggtgcagaataTGGCCTCTGAGGAGAAGCTGGAGCAAGTGCTGAGTTCCATGAAGGAGAACAAGGTGGCTATCATTG GAAAGATCCATACCCCAATGGAGTATAAGGGGGAACTAGCTTCCTATGATATGAGATTGAG GCGTAAGTTGGACTTGTTTGCCAATGTAGTCCATGTGAAGTCACTTCCTGGGTACAAGACCCGGCACAACAATCTAGACCTGGTGATCATTCGTGAGCAGACAGAAGGAGAGTATAGCTCTCTGGAACATGAG AGTGCGAGGGGTGTGATTGAATGCTTGAAGATTGTCACTCGAACCAAATCTCAGAGGATTGCAAAGTTTGCCTTTGACTATGCCACCAAGAAGGGGCGGGGCAAGGTCACAGCTGTCCACAAGGCTAACATCAT GAAACTTGGGGATGGATTGTTCCTGCAGTGCTGTGAAGAAGTCGCTGAATTGTACCCCAAAATCAAGTTTGAGACAATGATCATAGACAATTGCTGCATGCAG CTGGTGCAGAATCCCTACCAGTTTGATGTGCTTGTGATGCCCAATCTCTATGGCAACATTATTGACAATCTGGCTGCTGGCCTGGTTGGGGGAGCTGGTGTGGTCCCTGGTGAGAGCTACAGTGCAGAGTATGTAGTTTTTGAGACG GGTGCCCGGCACCCATTTGCTCAGGCAGTGGGCAGGAATATAGCCAACCCCACAGCCATGCTGCTGTCAGCTTCCAACATGTTACGGCATCTCAA CCTTGAGTATCACTCCAACATGATTGCAGATGCAGTGAAGAAGGTGATCAAAGTTGGCAAG GTTCGAACCTCTGACATGGGTGGCTATGCCACTTGCCACGACTTCACTGAGGCTGTCATTGCTGCCCTACCCCACCCATAG
- the Idh3b gene encoding isocitrate dehydrogenase [NAD] subunit beta, mitochondrial isoform X1 yields the protein MAALSYVRWLTRAVVSARNPGTWRGLSTSAAAHAASPSQAEDVRVEGAFPVTMLPGDGVGPELMHAVKEVFKAAAVPVEFQEHHLSEVQNMASEEKLEQVLSSMKENKVAIIGKIHTPMEYKGELASYDMRLRRKLDLFANVVHVKSLPGYKTRHNNLDLVIIREQTEGEYSSLEHESARGVIECLKIVTRTKSQRIAKFAFDYATKKGRGKVTAVHKANIMKLGDGLFLQCCEEVAELYPKIKFETMIIDNCCMQLVQNPYQFDVLVMPNLYGNIIDNLAAGLVGGAGVVPGESYSAEYVVFETGARHPFAQAVGRNIANPTAMLLSASNMLRHLNLEYHSNMIADAVKKVIKVGKVRTRDMGGYSTTTDFIKSVIGHLHPHGV from the exons ATGGCCGCGCTGAGCTATGTCCGCTGGCTGACCCGA GCAGTGGTCTCCGCCCGAAACCCTGGGACATGGCGAGGTCTGAGTACCTCCGCTGCTGCTCATGCCGCTTCGCCAAGCCAG GCGGAAGATGTGAGGGTGGAGGGAGCTTTTCCAGTGACCATGCTGCCGGGAGACGGCGTGGGACCTGAGCTCATGCACGCTGTCAAGGAGGTGTTCAAG GCTGCCGCTGTTCCCGTGGAGTTCCAGGAGCATCACctgagtgaggtgcagaataTGGCCTCTGAGGAGAAGCTGGAGCAAGTGCTGAGTTCCATGAAGGAGAACAAGGTGGCTATCATTG GAAAGATCCATACCCCAATGGAGTATAAGGGGGAACTAGCTTCCTATGATATGAGATTGAG GCGTAAGTTGGACTTGTTTGCCAATGTAGTCCATGTGAAGTCACTTCCTGGGTACAAGACCCGGCACAACAATCTAGACCTGGTGATCATTCGTGAGCAGACAGAAGGAGAGTATAGCTCTCTGGAACATGAG AGTGCGAGGGGTGTGATTGAATGCTTGAAGATTGTCACTCGAACCAAATCTCAGAGGATTGCAAAGTTTGCCTTTGACTATGCCACCAAGAAGGGGCGGGGCAAGGTCACAGCTGTCCACAAGGCTAACATCAT GAAACTTGGGGATGGATTGTTCCTGCAGTGCTGTGAAGAAGTCGCTGAATTGTACCCCAAAATCAAGTTTGAGACAATGATCATAGACAATTGCTGCATGCAG CTGGTGCAGAATCCCTACCAGTTTGATGTGCTTGTGATGCCCAATCTCTATGGCAACATTATTGACAATCTGGCTGCTGGCCTGGTTGGGGGAGCTGGTGTGGTCCCTGGTGAGAGCTACAGTGCAGAGTATGTAGTTTTTGAGACG GGTGCCCGGCACCCATTTGCTCAGGCAGTGGGCAGGAATATAGCCAACCCCACAGCCATGCTGCTGTCAGCTTCCAACATGTTACGGCATCTCAA CCTTGAGTATCACTCCAACATGATTGCAGATGCAGTGAAGAAGGTGATCAAAGTTGGCAAG GTGCGGACTCGAGACATGGGCGGCTACAGCACCACAACCGACTTCATCAAGTCTGTCATCGGCCACCTGCATCCCCATGGGGTCTAG